Proteins encoded within one genomic window of Desulfonatronospira thiodismutans ASO3-1:
- a CDS encoding type II toxin-antitoxin system RelE family toxin, which yields MSLASWKIRFDRHAKKELLSLDRQGQADIWSYLLNRIAPAEDPRIYGDPLRKDLAGFWKYRVGSYRIIVEIRDQELVVLVVRVGNRKNVYGGH from the coding sequence GTGAGCTTGGCTTCCTGGAAGATTAGATTTGACAGGCACGCAAAAAAGGAGCTTCTAAGCCTTGACCGTCAAGGCCAGGCTGATATTTGGTCGTATCTCTTGAACCGTATAGCTCCTGCTGAAGATCCCAGGATATACGGCGACCCCTTGCGCAAGGACTTGGCCGGATTCTGGAAATATCGGGTGGGGAGCTACCGGATTATTGTTGAAATTCGGGACCAAGAGCTTGTCGTCCTGGTAGTCAGGGTGGGTAATAGAAAAAATGTATATGGCGGACACTGA
- a CDS encoding sodium:solute symporter family transporter, giving the protein MEVVDTAIGEPSTTSILFFLVFICATLGITYYAAKKSQSASQFYAAGRGVTGLQNGLALSGDYMSAASFLGIAGLVSLRGFDGLIYSIGFLVGWPILMFLIAEPLRNLGKFTFVDVLAYRLSKKPIRIAASVGSLMTVFFYLIAQMVGAGTLIMMIFGMPYEIAVVIVGMVMIMYVLFGGMLATTWVQIIKAVLLLSGGSILVFLIMLHFGFSYGELFSQAAMSYGDRVLEPGGLVASPMDAVSLGIALMFGTAGLPHILMRFYTVRDAKTARKSVFYATGFIGFFYILTFTIGFGAMVIVGQDIISAIDSGGNMAAMLLAEATGGAVFLGFMAAVAFATILAVVAGLTLAGASTLSHDLYAGVFRAGRSTEEEEVKVARIATLSMGVLAIVLGLIFQGQNVAFMVGLAFAVAASANFPALVLSILWRNYSTFGAVASIATGTTLAVGLIVLSPTVWVDLLRNPTAIFPLSNPAIISVAGAFAAGYIGSRLRPDAEASSRYDEQKIRNYLGVGSE; this is encoded by the coding sequence ATGGAAGTAGTGGATACAGCCATAGGAGAACCAAGCACCACCTCCATCCTGTTTTTCCTGGTCTTTATCTGTGCTACACTGGGCATTACCTATTATGCAGCCAAAAAAAGCCAGTCTGCTTCCCAGTTTTACGCCGCAGGCCGGGGGGTAACCGGTCTGCAGAACGGTCTGGCCCTTTCCGGGGACTACATGAGCGCTGCCTCTTTTCTGGGTATCGCCGGACTTGTCTCCCTGCGTGGCTTCGACGGGCTCATCTATTCCATCGGCTTTCTGGTGGGATGGCCAATCCTTATGTTTCTCATTGCCGAACCCCTGCGCAATCTCGGGAAATTCACCTTTGTGGATGTGCTGGCCTACCGTCTCTCCAAAAAGCCCATCCGCATTGCTGCCTCTGTGGGTTCTCTTATGACTGTGTTCTTTTACCTCATCGCCCAGATGGTGGGAGCAGGGACCCTGATCATGATGATTTTCGGAATGCCCTATGAGATAGCTGTGGTGATCGTAGGCATGGTCATGATCATGTACGTGCTCTTCGGAGGGATGCTGGCCACCACCTGGGTACAGATCATCAAGGCGGTGCTGCTTTTGAGCGGGGGCTCCATCCTGGTCTTCCTGATCATGCTGCATTTCGGATTCAGCTATGGTGAACTGTTCAGCCAGGCAGCCATGAGCTACGGAGACAGGGTGCTGGAGCCCGGCGGGCTGGTGGCCAGTCCCATGGACGCTGTATCCCTGGGCATCGCCCTCATGTTTGGAACAGCCGGCCTGCCGCACATACTCATGCGCTTCTATACTGTGCGCGACGCCAAGACAGCCCGAAAATCCGTTTTTTATGCCACTGGATTCATTGGCTTTTTCTACATTCTGACCTTTACCATCGGTTTTGGAGCAATGGTCATTGTAGGTCAGGATATTATTTCGGCCATTGACTCCGGAGGCAACATGGCTGCCATGCTTCTGGCTGAGGCCACAGGAGGGGCGGTATTTCTAGGTTTCATGGCCGCCGTGGCCTTCGCCACAATCCTGGCGGTGGTGGCCGGCCTGACCCTGGCCGGTGCCAGCACCCTGTCTCATGACCTCTATGCAGGAGTGTTCCGAGCCGGGCGTTCCACCGAAGAAGAAGAGGTCAAGGTGGCCAGGATCGCCACTTTATCCATGGGAGTCCTGGCCATTGTACTTGGGCTCATCTTTCAGGGACAGAATGTGGCCTTCATGGTAGGTCTGGCCTTTGCCGTGGCTGCCAGCGCCAATTTTCCCGCCCTGGTCCTGTCCATTCTCTGGAGAAACTATTCCACGTTCGGAGCGGTTGCAAGCATTGCCACGGGCACGACACTGGCAGTAGGCCTGATTGTCCTCAGTCCCACGGTCTGGGTTGACCTCCTGCGCAATCCCACGGCCATTTTCCCCCTGTCCAATCCGGCCATCATCTCCGTAGCCGGAGCTTTTGCAGCCGGATACATAGGCTCCAGGCTGAGGCCTGATGCAGAAGCTTCAAGCAGATACGACGAACAGAAAATAAGGAACTACCTGGGTGTTGGATCTGAATGA
- the relB gene encoding type II toxin-antitoxin system RelB family antitoxin — protein sequence MPTSIRIPDDINRRLTELAEATGRTKAYYIKEALNEYLEDLEDIYLAQKRSEDLRAGRSETYSLEEVGRELGFLED from the coding sequence ATACCTGACGATATTAATAGACGCTTGACCGAGCTGGCCGAGGCCACTGGACGAACCAAGGCATACTATATCAAGGAAGCCCTCAACGAGTACCTGGAGGACCTGGAGGATATATACTTGGCTCAAAAACGAAGCGAGGACCTCCGGGCCGGGAGAAGCGAAACCTACAGTTTAGAAGAAGTGGGACGTGAGCTTGGCTTCCTGGAAGATTAG
- a CDS encoding plasmid pRiA4b ORF-3 family protein, with amino-acid sequence MQNIAEGSKASGTSKKIELKLTNVARASLEELRLDYVEIEHSSDSRIRHEILGRMLDYAAGNQAKVLFRYPSKRQKGRAVMSQLIYQFYIRLQEIEPPIWRRIQVPDTYTFWGLHVAIQDAMGWLDYHLHAFRFRPKHKRDVIEIGIPSEKWDDLETLPGWDIKLDSYLHQPGQWFEYEYDFGDGWMHDALFEGLLVKEKGSKYPKCLGGERACPPEDCGGVRGYYQLLDILNDPDHEDHQEMVAWLKGHLKKYYPYNPDMSFALRKCAFPVPQPDGKKPFWKNDVL; translated from the coding sequence GTGCAAAACATAGCGGAAGGCAGTAAGGCCAGTGGAACGTCCAAAAAGATCGAACTGAAACTGACCAACGTGGCAAGGGCCAGTCTGGAAGAACTCCGCCTGGATTATGTGGAGATCGAGCACAGCTCGGACAGCAGGATCAGGCACGAAATCTTGGGCCGGATGCTGGATTATGCAGCCGGCAACCAGGCAAAGGTTCTTTTCAGGTATCCATCCAAGAGACAAAAGGGGAGGGCAGTAATGAGCCAATTGATTTACCAGTTCTACATCAGGCTTCAAGAGATTGAACCGCCCATATGGCGAAGAATTCAGGTCCCTGATACCTACACTTTCTGGGGGCTGCACGTTGCTATTCAGGATGCCATGGGCTGGCTGGACTATCATCTGCACGCTTTTAGATTCCGTCCCAAACATAAGCGGGATGTCATAGAAATCGGTATTCCATCTGAGAAGTGGGATGACCTGGAAACTTTGCCTGGATGGGACATAAAGCTTGATTCTTATTTGCACCAGCCCGGACAATGGTTTGAATATGAATACGATTTTGGAGATGGATGGATGCATGATGCCTTGTTTGAAGGCCTGCTGGTCAAAGAGAAAGGGAGTAAATATCCTAAATGCTTAGGGGGCGAAAGGGCCTGTCCGCCGGAGGATTGCGGGGGCGTGCGCGGATATTATCAATTACTGGATATCTTGAATGATCCAGACCATGAAGACCATCAAGAGATGGTTGCCTGGCTGAAAGGGCATCTTAAAAAATATTACCCCTATAATCCTGACATGAGTTTCGCCCTGAGAAAGTGCGCTTTTCCAGTCCCACAACCCGATGGAAAAAAGCCTTTCTGGAAGAATGATGTCCTTTGA
- a CDS encoding DUF485 domain-containing protein codes for MQPPPSPDSMDKEKFRRLVVNRWKVSLSLTAIMMLAYFGFILVLAYAPHLLSVKIGEHMTLGIPVGIFVIVLAFILTGIYVFWSNSYYDKSVQEILQSMRRK; via the coding sequence ATGCAGCCGCCTCCCTCTCCGGATTCCATGGACAAAGAGAAATTCCGCAGGCTTGTAGTCAACAGGTGGAAGGTCTCCCTGAGCCTGACCGCCATAATGATGCTGGCCTACTTCGGATTTATCCTGGTTCTGGCCTATGCCCCCCATCTTCTGTCCGTGAAGATAGGTGAACATATGACCCTGGGTATTCCAGTGGGCATTTTCGTCATCGTCCTGGCCTTTATTCTCACCGGCATCTATGTCTTCTGGTCCAATTCTTATTATGACAAATCTGTCCAGGAAATCCTGCAAAGCATGAGGAGAAAGTGA
- a CDS encoding Druantia anti-phage system protein DruA, which translates to MHTKPRPSYLLSVRLQPIKREQESLFKSLMAKYHYLGASPKISETLWYVATYSDQWVALLTFSAAALKCAARDRWIGWEYRHRFDRLKLLANNTRFLILPGWNLPNLGSRILSLCAKRISFDWQQHFGHPLLLLETFVDPRRYTGTVYRASNWTELGLTKGFKRVGQGYSAKPSSPKLIFVLPLQANARKLLSCAILNAAYQKGEPKMTMNAKQMESLPDYFKTVTDPRRTHGRRHRISTVLSIAAAATLCGMKGYKAIYGWANKLGQKARQRFRCRKENGKYVIPSQFVIRDVLVRADPVELDLAMQRFNEDQGLEDTCLAFDGKTMKNAIDENARQTHIASVVGHESKTTHTQKK; encoded by the coding sequence ATGCACACAAAGCCCCGTCCTTCATATTTGCTCAGCGTAAGGCTGCAACCAATCAAAAGGGAGCAGGAAAGCCTGTTCAAGTCTTTGATGGCCAAGTATCACTATCTTGGAGCCTCGCCTAAAATCAGCGAAACGCTCTGGTATGTCGCCACCTACTCTGATCAGTGGGTTGCCCTGCTTACATTCTCGGCTGCAGCCTTGAAATGCGCGGCCAGGGACCGTTGGATTGGATGGGAATATCGGCATCGGTTTGACCGCTTGAAGCTTCTGGCCAACAACACTCGTTTTCTTATTCTGCCGGGCTGGAATCTGCCAAACCTGGGATCTCGCATCCTATCGCTTTGTGCAAAGCGCATCTCTTTTGATTGGCAACAACATTTTGGCCATCCACTGCTGCTCCTGGAAACCTTTGTCGATCCCAGACGTTACACAGGCACTGTATACCGCGCCTCAAACTGGACAGAGCTTGGACTGACCAAAGGCTTTAAAAGAGTCGGCCAAGGATACAGTGCCAAACCTTCATCCCCCAAACTCATCTTTGTCTTGCCGCTTCAAGCCAACGCCAGAAAACTGTTGTCTTGTGCCATTCTTAACGCAGCATATCAAAAAGGAGAACCCAAAATGACCATGAATGCTAAACAGATGGAATCACTCCCGGATTACTTCAAAACTGTCACCGACCCTCGAAGAACACATGGACGCCGTCATCGAATCTCTACAGTTCTGTCCATTGCAGCAGCAGCCACCCTGTGCGGAATGAAAGGCTACAAGGCCATTTATGGCTGGGCCAACAAACTGGGACAAAAGGCCCGGCAACGGTTTCGGTGCCGCAAGGAAAATGGAAAATATGTTATCCCCAGTCAGTTCGTCATACGTGATGTTCTAGTCCGTGCGGACCCAGTTGAATTAGATCTGGCTATGCAACGCTTTAACGAAGATCAAGGCCTCGAAGACACTTGTCTGGCTTTTGATGGCAAAACCATGAAAAACGCCATTGATGAAAATGCCCGGCAAACCCATATTGCCAGTGTTGTTGGCCATGAATCCAAGACCACCCACACCCAAAAAAAGTAG
- a CDS encoding ISAs1 family transposase, producing MFIPILEQIEISGKTITADALLTQKKLAEYIVGRNAAYLFTVKKNQPTLYFDIKKYFEHRKEPDYCLQDPPGHGRIDTRSIWTTTELNEYLEFPHVGQAFCIHKKSYDPKTNKVCENTFYGVTSHHPNKADPARILQIHRGHWSIENSKHYILDWTYDEDRNRIRTGNGPANTNRLRGFAIGLLKSKGVKDIAQKVRDLHQQIRPVLDYFKMTKNSQKHRT from the coding sequence ATGTTTATCCCCATCCTGGAACAAATAGAAATCTCCGGGAAAACTATCACCGCCGACGCGCTTCTTACTCAGAAAAAACTGGCCGAATACATCGTTGGGCGCAACGCAGCCTACCTTTTTACCGTCAAAAAAAACCAGCCCACTCTCTACTTCGACATCAAGAAATACTTTGAACACCGCAAAGAACCTGACTATTGCCTCCAAGATCCACCAGGTCATGGCCGAATAGATACCCGCTCCATATGGACTACCACCGAGCTAAATGAATACCTTGAATTTCCCCATGTTGGCCAGGCGTTTTGCATTCATAAAAAAAGCTATGACCCAAAAACCAATAAAGTCTGTGAAAACACTTTTTATGGCGTAACCAGCCACCATCCAAATAAGGCTGATCCGGCCAGAATATTACAAATCCATCGTGGACATTGGAGTATTGAAAACAGCAAACATTATATCCTTGATTGGACTTATGACGAAGACAGAAACAGAATAAGAACCGGAAACGGCCCTGCAAATACAAATCGCTTGAGAGGTTTTGCCATAGGCTTGCTCAAGTCCAAAGGAGTTAAGGACATCGCTCAAAAAGTGAGAGACCTGCACCAACAAATCAGGCCCGTTCTGGACTATTTCAAGATGACAAAAAATTCTCAAAAACACAGAACATAA
- a CDS encoding putative nucleotidyltransferase substrate binding domain-containing protein codes for MSSEIADFLAGVHPLSGLSAEELKKAGARAGRKEVSPGEMILLDQKDHDYLYLILDGVMQILSDNEVVDTLVSGEFFGYESFFFLPPQGQAAIAIRESTLCAISGDDFRLFLGHDRMNSFFQSKAGILRNRIQDIRQWRSFSRMDPYMCLTLQDVSVKAPVTVQMDTSVSLAARIMLQEGTTACLVRQEGKFLGIVTQQDILKKVVARDLDPGSITVEGVMSSPLITVASHELLFQAFSRMVSRGIHRLVVQDSGTDPRGIIEERDLLSVKGENPVYLSREIVRAGDFSELKRVFQQVRNMVLRSVAEGVGVFQLGRLISEMHHQIQVRVHDLILAEMEQPAPASFCILALGSEGRREQYLATDQDNALIYSEASGKTQLSFFEDFSSKFIGALLDLGFPACPHEVMLSNSKWRMSIDQALDLVDDMAQSADMNSIIVTSLLLDMRHVAGDGTLAGMLKSYLFKRIRRSNLLLKYMAHEAVRFKPPLGFFNKLVVDKSGRNKGRLDIKMGGVFPLTHGIRTLAVEHAVLETPTEERISRLHEQGVFSTGFAAGLRQSFEFLQTLRVRTQAQQINSQAIPDNFISPDRLSIMERDRLKDCFKVVMEFQSLLSNKYSLRLLT; via the coding sequence ATGAGCAGCGAGATTGCCGATTTTCTGGCCGGAGTCCATCCTCTGTCCGGCCTCTCGGCTGAAGAACTTAAAAAGGCCGGAGCCCGTGCAGGCCGGAAAGAAGTTTCACCTGGCGAGATGATCCTTCTGGATCAAAAGGACCACGACTATCTCTATCTCATTCTGGACGGCGTTATGCAGATCCTGTCCGACAACGAAGTCGTGGACACCCTGGTTTCCGGAGAGTTTTTCGGTTACGAGTCGTTTTTTTTCTTACCCCCCCAGGGCCAGGCTGCAATAGCCATCCGGGAGAGCACCCTGTGCGCCATAAGCGGAGACGACTTCAGGCTCTTTCTTGGCCATGACCGGATGAACAGTTTTTTTCAAAGCAAAGCCGGGATCTTACGAAACAGGATTCAGGATATCCGGCAATGGCGAAGCTTTTCCCGCATGGATCCCTATATGTGCCTGACCCTGCAGGATGTATCAGTAAAGGCTCCCGTAACTGTGCAGATGGACACATCTGTGTCTCTGGCCGCCAGAATCATGTTGCAGGAAGGGACTACGGCCTGCCTGGTCAGACAGGAAGGTAAGTTCCTGGGGATAGTCACCCAGCAGGACATATTGAAAAAGGTGGTGGCCCGGGACCTGGATCCCGGGAGTATTACGGTAGAAGGGGTAATGTCTTCTCCGTTGATTACCGTGGCATCGCATGAACTGCTTTTTCAGGCTTTTTCCAGAATGGTTTCCCGGGGAATCCACAGATTGGTGGTCCAGGACAGCGGGACAGACCCCAGGGGGATTATCGAGGAAAGGGATCTGCTTTCGGTGAAAGGGGAGAACCCTGTCTACCTGTCCAGAGAGATAGTTCGGGCCGGAGATTTTTCGGAACTGAAAAGAGTGTTTCAACAGGTCCGGAACATGGTCCTGCGCTCGGTGGCCGAAGGAGTGGGTGTTTTTCAACTGGGACGTTTGATCAGTGAAATGCACCATCAGATCCAGGTCCGTGTCCATGATCTGATCCTGGCTGAAATGGAACAGCCTGCCCCCGCTTCATTCTGCATTCTGGCCCTGGGAAGTGAAGGCCGCAGGGAACAGTATCTGGCCACGGACCAGGACAATGCCCTTATTTATTCCGAGGCTTCCGGGAAAACCCAGTTGTCTTTCTTTGAGGATTTTTCTTCAAAATTCATTGGAGCTCTGCTTGATCTTGGCTTTCCTGCATGTCCCCATGAAGTCATGCTGAGCAACTCCAAATGGCGCATGAGCATTGACCAGGCCCTGGATCTGGTTGACGACATGGCCCAGTCTGCGGACATGAACAGCATCATTGTTACCTCCCTGTTGCTGGATATGCGCCATGTAGCCGGGGACGGCACCCTGGCCGGAATGCTCAAGTCCTATCTGTTCAAGCGGATCCGCAGAAGCAATCTGCTGTTGAAATACATGGCCCATGAAGCCGTGCGTTTTAAGCCTCCACTGGGGTTTTTCAACAAGCTGGTGGTGGATAAAAGCGGTAGGAACAAGGGCAGGCTGGACATAAAGATGGGAGGTGTTTTCCCCCTGACCCACGGAATCAGAACTCTTGCAGTGGAGCATGCAGTCCTGGAAACACCCACGGAAGAACGAATCTCCCGTTTGCATGAACAGGGCGTATTCTCAACAGGTTTTGCCGCAGGTCTCAGGCAGTCTTTTGAGTTCCTTCAGACCCTAAGGGTCAGGACCCAGGCCCAACAAATTAATAGCCAGGCAATACCTGATAATTTCATATCCCCGGACAGACTTTCGATCATGGAACGGGACAGATTAAAGGACTGTTTCAAGGTGGTCATGGAATTTCAGTCATTATTGAGCAATAAATACAGCCTGCGCCTGCTGACCTGA